GACTTGGAGTATGCTATTCCTGTGGACAGCCTGGGCATATAGCCAGTAATtgcccagagaagaagaagtatGAGACTGGTAGGGTGCAGCAGCCGGGGAGAGTATACACCACTTCTACCGTAggtgctgagggatctgagacactgaTTAGAGGTAATTGTGAAATGGCTGGTAAAAtcttaaatgctttatttgattcaggAGCAAGTcattcatttattgcatttgaaAAGGCCCATGAATTAGGATTGAGAATGGTGGTTTTAGGTTATGATTTAAAAGTATATAATGCTACTCATGAAGCTACGGTGACTAGGATAGGATGTCCACAAGTTCCTTTTCGAGTACAACAGCGTGAATTTGTGCATGATTTGATTTGTTTGCCTATGACTGGTCTTGATCTCattttgggattggattggttatccaAAAATCATGTTTTGCTTGATTGTTCTGAGAAGTCAGTACAGTTTATGCCGGAAGGGTCAGAAGCACCGGTTGTGGTGAATAGTTACTATTTAAATTCTATGATAGTAACCTGTTCTGGAACTGAATGTCAGGGTATTATGTTATTAACTGCGGGAGTATCAGGTGATGATCAGAGTTTagagcagattccggttgtaTGTGAATTTCCAGATGTGTTTCCGGATGATATTAATGAATtcccacctaaccgagaggttgaatTTGCAATCGAGTTGGTACCTGGATCCGGTCCAATTTCGATtactccttataggatgtcaccttTAGAAATGGCGGAATTGAAAGCTCAGCTGGAAGATTTATTGGGTAAGCATTTCATCcgaccaagtgtttctccgTGGGGAGCACCAATGTTACtagtaaagaagaaggatgggagtatgcgttTGTGTGTCGACTATCGGCAGTTGAATAAGATCACTGTGAAGAACAAATATCCGTTGCCTAGAATCGATGATCTAATGGATCAGTTACAGGGAGCCGGTGTGTTTTCTAAGATTGATCTGCGATCCGGATATCATCAGATAAGGGTTAGAGATGAGGATGTTCCAAAGACTGCTTTCAGGACGCGTTATGATCATTATGAATATACagtaatgtcttttgggttaaCTAATGCCCCGGCAGTATTTATGGATTATATGAACAGGATTTTCCGACCGTATCTGGACAAGTTTGTcattgtcttcattgatgacattcTTGTTTATTCTAAGTCTGAAGAGGAACATGCTGAACACTTGCAAACTGTGCTGCAAATTCTGAGAGACAGAAAGTTGTATGCTAAGTTATCTAAATGTGAGTTCTGAAAGAGTGAAGTGAAGTTTCTcggtcacgtggtgagtaagctGGGAATAGCTGTGGATCCTGCTAAGGTGGAGGCAGTGATGAATTGGGAGCGACCAACTTCAGTGACAGAGATTAGGAGTTTCTTAGGTTTGGCGGGGTATTATCGCAGATTCATTAAGGGATTTTCACAGCTCGCCTTACCTTTAACTAAGTTGACTAGGAAGGATACGCCTTTTATTTGGACTCCGGAGTGTGAAGAGAGTTTCCAAGCATTGAAGCACaggttgactactgcacctgtaTTGGTGTTACCTGAACTAAGTGAACCATTTGAAGTGTACTGtgatgcatctctgaaaggtttgGGGTGTGTTCTAATGCAGCACCAGAATGTTGTAGCATACGCCTCACGGCAATTAAGGCCGCATGAGATGAACTATCCGACACATGATTTAGAACTTGCTGCTGTTGTGTTTGCTTTAAAGATTTGGAGGCACTACCTCTATGGTGTTAAGTTTCATGTTTTCTCAGACCATAAGAGTTTGAAGTATCTTTTTGAGCAGAAAGAGTTGAATATGCGTCAGAGGAGATGGATGGAGCTTCTGAAagattatgattttgaattgaattatcaTCCAGGAAAAGCGAATGTTGTAGCAGACGCCTTGAGTCGGAAATCTTTATatgcagcttggatgatgctacAGGAGGAAGAGTTACTGAAGGCATTTCAAGGTTTGAATTTAGGAATTAGAGAAGAATCTGGAATTTTGTGTTTGAGTCAGTTGCAGATTTCAAGTGATTTTAAATCAGAACTTCTGAAGGCTCATCAAGACAGTGAAGCGTTACGTAAAGTATTACCGGCAGTTGAACAGgaaaaacagtggagagtgtcagaAGGCCAGGATGGTTTATGGAGGTTCAAGAACCGGATTATTGTGCCTAATGTTGGAGACCTGCGACAAAGTATCTTGAAGGAAGCTCATAAGAGTGGGTTCTCAATTTATCCAGGGAGTACTAAAATGTATCAGGATCTGAAAGCGATGTTCTGGTGGCCAGggatgaagaatgatgtggcattGCATGTATCTAAATGTTTAACGTGTCAGAAGGTTAAGATTGAGCATCAGAGACCATCAGGAACCCTTCAGCCTTTGGAGATTCCACAGTGGAAATGGGAGAGTATCgcaatggattttgtgataGGTTTGCCTAAAACCCGATCTGGTTGTGACGCTATTTGGGTGGTTGTGGATCGACTAACAAAATCAGCTCACTTTCTTCCTATCCGAATAAGTTGCACAATGGAGGAATTGGCTCGAATATATATTAAAGAGATTGTCAGGTTGCATGGCGTGCCTTCTACTATCAtatctgatagagatcctcgttttaCATCAAGGTTCTGGGGAGCTTTTCAGCGTGCATTTGGGACTCAGTTAAGCTTGAGTACTACGTATCACCCTCAGACAGATGGTCAATCAGAAAGAACTATTCAGACCTTGGAGGATATGTTAAGGGCGTGTGTTTTAGACCAGCCGACGagctgggatcggtatatgccattaatagaatttgcttataataatagctatcatgcgagcatcgaaATGGCTCCATATGAAGCTCTGTATGGCAGAAAATGTCAGTCTCCactatgttggtatgaaactGGAGAAAGGAGTTTATTAGGGCCTGAAATGATAGCTGAAACGACTGAGCAGATAAAGAAGATTCGTAGTCGAATGCTTATAGCCCAAAGCCGCCAGAAGAGCTATGctgatcagaggcgaaagccttTGGAATTCGAAGAAGGAGAACATGTCTTTCTGAAAGTTACACCAACCACTGGCGTGGGAAGAGCTATTAAGACCAAGAAACTGAATCCTCGTTATATTGGACCGTTTGAGATTCTGAAGAGAATTGGACCAGTGGCTTATAGAATTGCCTTACCGCCGTACCTTTCGAATTTGCACGATGTATTTCATGtatcgcagcttcggaagtataCTCCTGACGCAAGTCATGTTTTGGAACCAGAACCAATCCAAGTAAGAGAAGATCTAACACTCCCAGTAATTCCGGTGAGAATTGATGACTTCAGTATTAAACGATTACGCGGAAGGGAAGTATCGTTGGTAAAAGTAGCTTGGAGTCGAGCTGGTATTGAGGAACATACTTGGGAGCTCGAATCAGATATGCGAAAGGACTATCCAAATCTCTTTTCAGGTAactagatttgaattttgagggcaaaattcattattaggtgggtaggatgtaaaccccggttaaattagttaataaattagtttttaataaggaggattagaaatgcgaatattatatcaaaataGGGTAGAACtcatcgaaacgagaattttgacactaattttgaAGAAAACggtccaagattggaccgaaaggatcgaaccggttgaaccggacCCGAACCGGGCTGTCGGTTCAACCGGACCAGCCCTATTAAATGAACCCAGCTTTGTCTTCTCCCTCATTACTGCAGCAACGAAGCTTTCAGCTTCCAGGGAGAAGAGAAACGAGAAACATTCCCGTAACCCTTACGTTAATTTTCGATCCCCGTAACTTCTCCGTCCGAGCTCcaatcgccgcaccgtttgcggccacgcgttcaccgcgtcgagctctacaCTTCTATCGgaacaatttcataggtaacTTATTTAATCACTCTCAGCTTCATCTTCCcccaattttcgaattttaagtgggaatattgaatttctttgatttctgatgttttaggatccaattagcttgagagaaacgttcactcttgcttatgtgtagcttgggtaaggtgaggatacgataattctattttattttcattaaatttgagctttgagtattaaattgggtatatatgtattatgaatgtgtattaggttgaaaataaataattggagcttgaaattgtgaatactggaacttggaggaagcggATTAGTTGAGTTTTGAGGGGTTGTCTTGGTTTTGAATAAATAGCTTTGGTCGTTACgtggaaatcggctaaggtatggtttaggtttcttgcatttaatatataatgttctgtgaaaacttaggctagatgaccataggataagttggaatgtgggtgtatgtttaatgtttagtaatttttcgatgaatatatttggttgaagtttattggataattagttattaattttggatggtgAATGTTATTACTGATGAACATGGTTAGTTTGGTGCTtgttgattaattaataatttggtgaattattgatttgaggtatCTTGTGTTAGAAGCCTAGGATTAGTGAACTATGATCCTTAGTTGAAtttttggttgttggatttgaatattgtatgagtataattgttgatctgaggtagatttattgtggtgactgttatgatgatgaggaagggtgtgttgaattgaaaagaaagcaggtttggacccgaaaagggtggcaaagtccgagttttagaggaggtgctgccaaaattttataaaaattagagattttgtttatatgattatctaaaaagatttagattcaaagATTATATGGTTTGAATTAGAGTTATTAAGAAAGTAagtatgttttaagtttgaagtttgattcttagaaaagaatgaattatgttttgaattggaactATTGATGGACGAAATGAGAGGTGTGATACCgaaggataaggattgaatatgtttaacgtatgatgatgaatgagatgcaattgagaatgatgtggatgttaatgaattataattgaattatttatatggcttatgaatttgaataatctgagatacgaggttccctggataaagtgccgtggcttgccaccacgtgtaccaggtagaaaactcgatactctgttgaccctacgacgtaagtgtgaccgggcactatataaattcccgggaaggttacccccattgagcaatattgattatttgagataaagctatgcatagactcttggggatgcacgtcgggggacagtctaaggacaattcagacttgtcgggttggctggataaccgacagatgagcctcatcagccataggacaggcatgcatcatatgcatactatttGAACTACTTGCTTGTGCATTAACTGGGTGTGCCTAAATGTATCTGCTATGctaaatgtatatttgttacTTGCAGTACTTGTAACCTTCCTGTGCTTGCTTTATCTGTTTGTTTGTCTGTGAAATCCTGATGGAGATGGAGGTATGGAGGAATGGCAATATGAGATTTAGGTTTAAGGTTAAGTTAAATCAGGTTTACATATTCTTAGaaaaccaccttttatggcttctgtttaatactttaagctctacaaactgagtgtcggcgttctaggattgcctctggcattcccaggaccttatatcttatgtgtgtggcacctttaccatactgagaacctccggttctcattccatactatgttgttgtttttcagatgcaggtcgagaggcatctcgttaggcgtctggactcttGAAGCGGAGTGGTTACTGGGATATTTTTGTTATGctatgatgtatatatatgtacttagctttctctccgcatgacttattctttttgatcctcttagaggtttatggagaggcaggattgtgtatatgtacttttgggtttggatatgtatgtatatatgtgtaaatattctccggccagtcttgacttcgcaggctgagttaggagcttgttattttgtatcctTGGTATTCTACTCCTACTTCTGTTATCTTATGGTTGATAGTTATGGTTTTCTTAGTACGTAAGTTAACTCGTTCCTTGAGCGTTGCGCCTTTATTGTGCGATTTTTATTTCCCCcttttcttcaaggctcctagcatattataattcttctgctattatatgtacttattttattttagaggtcgtaataccacaccaccttcattttacgacttaagcgtaaagcttagtgtggtagggtgttacagaaaatccatagaaaaaaaattgtatttgtctttaaaatagaataatttttcattaatagaaataattatgaatttttgtctttgttaaaatttacttgggagaattttatttattactatagtattcattcttgaaatcaaaacaatataattaacattgttacttgttaaaacttcacattttatgaaataatttttaaattctcaaATTCATAAACTTATGTCATTACAAAAGTAATTAGATcgattaatattttttggtaATATGGTGTATCGAAACACCATCGTTGAGTATTAGTTAGTTTGAAAAGAAACCGATAACAATTTTtgttattcaatatataatttattctattgaaaaataaattaatattttttaaacttgtaaatacattttcttttaatttcttacaCTATTTTATTTGACTATATTTACCATTAAAAAATAGCAAATAACCATACTATCTTACAATATATATGATATAAAAAGTAATTTCttatcttaaaattaattttggttagtgagataaaatttaaaatattttttttattttcttactcaaatttaaatttaaatttagaattgattaacaactcatcatttttttaatttcaataaaaaataaattggttAGATGCAAAATATtcatcatttaaattttaattaccaaaaattgattaaaaattaattataaacttaataattgataatatatatatatatatatatatatatatatatatatatatatatacgtaaataataatatctaatgtattggttatttattttttttgacaGAATTAATGTATAATCTATTGAGGATTAATTTattatccaaaatttttttatcaactttgtaatatgtgaaaatagtaatcttattttttattattatttaatatagtTAATTTATCGTAATAACTTATagttaatgagttaaaagaaataaatcgaaAAACATTCTCAGAAGCATGCTATGTCAGCTTCatcattaaatataaaaatttgatttttatataatagaatagataaatttaaatgcataatattattcttattaaaattatctaattatatttatgcAACTTAAACTTTTAGAGAAGATTATTAATGACATCTTATTGGTCAAAAAACTTATTAATGACTCTAGAGTCTAGATAACTtgatgtgaatttttttttattttttacatgaactttagataaaaaaaattaattctgaCATATAAttgaaaacttaaaatgcaattaataaataaattttatctataattgttaatgagaTGTAATCTAGATATAATAAgaaataaatcatataaataaaaattttgcaTAATAGATagaattaaattcaaggataacgatattttttaattaattttttttaatttattcaattacaataataataataataataataataataatatatttttctaatttaatttaactttTTCGTAGACAATTCTTAATCTATTTTATATTCATCTacattaaaaaacaaaaagaaagaaataaaggatataCAATCTTTAACACGGTATTCTTTTAGTTATTTagaaatctaaaaaaaaaaaagccttgAAAAATCAAATAGCCACCTAACTTTTCTTGCCCTCAATTCTTGTGACCTCACTCCCAAAAACCCAAAAGAATAGAATATTGCTTGAATTGCTTTCGAATGCAGTAGAGAAGAACATGCAACTTCTATCTCGTCGTCGTTATTCCACCTGCCCAGTCACTACCGTTGTCGTGTCCGCTCTGCTGCCGTGTGCGTTGCTATGCGTCATCcaatttaatgaatttaattagaataaacaataaattatttattttattttagacttCATAAATGAGAAAACCAATTCACTGATACAATAAATTACAATTAACGTAGTccaattaattaagtaatataaattataataaattatattaatatttaaatatccaattaaatcaattagttgatataattaagtcattgtaataaattgtattgaatgagttaaaataattagATCCGGAAACACTCTGTGGAGCATGCTACGTCAGCTCTATCATTAAGTGCATAaatccaatttttatataatagaatagataaatagaataaataagTAAGTAAGTATTTACACTATTATACTTCTTGTTCTACATGATGACTTAAGATATTTGTTTTgtatgttaaataatataaaaaatattttgtatcttatattcattaaatattgatattaagaaaaaaattatgtaataaattttataaatagtaattataaaaaataaataattatttattatatataataattcttgGTATACATAGGATCATGTATATATTAGgatatctattttaattatgtgagtaatcattgttatttttacttttttattatattagtaaataatatttaaaactaaaagaaagaaaaataactaaaaaattttcttaatttgaataaaaactcTCTTATAAATATAGTAAAAATATAAGATGTGATGTAGAAAAAAAGTTAAAGCGACataaaattttactaaaaataaaaatatttttttgttcatttttttaGACACATATCTATTTTATTCAAGgtataaattttaattgatataaaCTAATGATAGTTAAGTATACCAAAAAAAAAgcaatcaataaaaaaataaaacttaaataaggTAAATATGTtctgaaaaaaattagaataaaataaaaactccaattataaccattaatcataatcatatatatttattttaagatttatacttcaaaaattcagaatattaatattttgtatttttttatttttttcaattttatactattataaatattagttGTTCTCTAATAATAGCAATCCTTTTAAAAgaataaacataattaaataattttaaaaatatatgatgatttttaaaataacaaaaaatatacaattacctaaaatatattatttttgtgtagcaattgaaatttaattgtcaacataaaagttatatataatatcctatcataaacaaataagtgtttaatcaaagaatttaatatttatataatataagaaataaattaaattttgagcTTAATCATAGTATACgctcaattttaaatttttataattcaaattttatcattattgatactcaaataatagaaatgatatattaataaataaaaaatattattaaaagttaaatatacagataaaaaattataacttacaaaaatatctctaaaaattattaataaatattaaaagtcatgtatttatataaattaaattatattaaattgtaAGATATTTggatatttaattaaatttaaaaataaatagtatGCCAATTCAAATAATTTAGATCGGagataaaaaagatatataatcaaattataTCATATAACATAACATTTCTATAAGTTTCTTTTATAAGagatttaatataaaaatatttatcatcatTTATTTAATGTAACAATTTAAATTTAGGTGA
The Arachis stenosperma cultivar V10309 chromosome 7, arast.V10309.gnm1.PFL2, whole genome shotgun sequence genome window above contains:
- the LOC130940134 gene encoding uncharacterized protein LOC130940134, with translation MSTRGRGRGRGRGRTGTVTPAPIGTDPVDFIAALGNMAAAMQATAETLGNQINQGYHGNNNDEDGPMTLATFLKVHPPTFRGTSNPTDADNWIQAMERALQAQQVPEEQWVEFGTYQLQGEAQYWWQGTRRILQPDGAAIPWEVFRTEFYKKYFPNSARNAKELELMQLKQGQMTIAEYTSKFEELCRFSRICQGAPEDFAEWKCIKYEGGLRSDILSFVAPMEIRVFSELVNKSRVAEDCVRKAAAEKGSLRVPFQRPSGRNFAPRGKKIWEAATAGSELSEVRKPGHIASNCPEKKKYETGRVQQPGRVYTTSTVGAEGSETLIRGNCEMAGKILNALFDSGASHSFIAFEKAHELGLRMVVLGYDLKVYNATHEATVTRIGCPQVPFRVQQREFVHDLICLPMTGLDLILGLDWLSKNHVLLDCSEKSVQFMPEGSEAPVVVNSYYLNSMIVTCSGTECQGIMLLTAGVSGDDQSLEQIPVVCEFPDVFPDDINEFPPNREVEFAIELVPGSGPISITPYRMSPLEMAELKAQLEDLLGKHFIRPSVSPWGAPMLLVKKKDGSMRLCVDYRQLNKITVKNKYPLPRIDDLMDQLQGAGVFSKIDLRSGYHQIRVRDEDVPKTAFRTRYDHYEYTVMSFGLTNAPAVFMDYMNRIFRPYLDKFVIVFIDDILVYSKSEEEHAEHLQTVLQILRDRKLYAKLSKCEF